The genomic interval atatagaggatgtggcctagccctgttgtagatatagaggatgtggcctagccctgttgtagatatagaggatgtagcctagccctgttgtagatatagaggatgtagcctagccctgttgtagatatagaggatgtagcctagccctgttgtagatatagaggatgtagcctagccctgtGTGCATAGAGTATCCATAGTGTGTCCATAGATGTTtgcccatggaagaagtggtcagaaaattactttttggacctgaatggcaAAACATTCAGGAAAtgtggggggcggcaggtagcggcaggtagcctagtggttagagcattggactagtaaccaaaagattgcaagatcgaatcctcgagctgacaaggtgaaaatctgtcgttctgcgcctgaacaaggcagttaacccactgttccccgggtaggccttcattaaaaataagaatttgttctgacttgcctagttaaataaaggttacattttttttttttaatgttcaaAGTTGACCCGTTTTCTATTCCCcaccagaccatgagacatccatgttttAATCACTGGAATAGACaaacggttgagtttgatatcattGAAAAACAAAAAGGGTTGTTAAACAGTTTTATAATTTTATAGTTTTATaatccattttttttattttttattattacatttttaacCTTTTAACATCAATTATCTAAAAACATGCAAACTCCTTGTTTGcacatgttgtagtttagaccctactttacatcatctgaggtttttgaGTCTTGCCTGCCATCggttgaatacagggtgggtgtcatttcaattATACACATAGAATTCATAGAATGGACCCTTcagaccagtggtggaaaaagtacccaactgtcatactagagtaaaagtaaagataccttaatagaaaatgactcgagTAAAAGTCACAGAGTAAAATACTACTCGAGTAaaagtcatttaaaaaaatatatatatacttaagtatcaaatgtaaatgtaatccctaaaatataattttaagtataaaaagtaaaagtattaataatttcacattccttatattaagcatacCTGACCGCACAATGTTCTTGTTTTGttattttacggatagccaggggcactccaACACTCAGGCGTCATTTACAAACAATGTATTtgtcagatcagatgcagtaaggatgatcagggatgttctcttgataagtgtgtgaattggaccatttttctgtcctgctaagcattcaaaatgtaacgagtacttttggatgtcaagGAAAAGTACTtaggtagtactttaaagtatttttacttaagtactttgcaCCTCTGCTTCAGACCActgtaggagtcaggcgcaggagcgCAGGGATATCTGAGAAGCGTGTTTAATCATATAGTCCACCAATACAAAAATGGCACAGACGAAAATCCAAAAAACTACGCTCTCGATATTCAGAAACTCGTGCAAACGCACGGAGGAACAAACACAGTTCCGACACTTTACATACACGTGCGTAATAGTGAAAACAACAAACATCACATATAATCGAGCGCAAATACACACAAGCTTAATCCCGCACGAACTAAGGCAGGCAACAGGTGccctatatacacacagaaataaacgcaaatgaaaccaggtgtgaaaaggatcacagacaaaacaaacagaaaaggaaaaagggattggtggcggctagtaaaccggcgacgccgaccgccgagcgccgcccgaacagggagaggagttaccttcggtagaagtcgtgacaacatCATTGAAATTGTAATGAAATTTACATTTTAACTTCTAATTACTTCCACAAAGATGGCCGCCGGTCCGTCCAACCGTTGAATGTCAACTTGAATGGTCCTCTCTATTCTGTTTAATTTTTAGGATTTCCAACAGGTTTCTTATGGAGGGttgacagtataatttaaaacaactgatattcccattcaagttcaacattctctgatgtgtggacctccaaccatctttgtggtTCAACTTGGAGGTCGGAATGTACATTTTATGACCATTTAGTACATTTTTCGACCAAAACATGACACCCATGAGAACAAGATTAGATTTGGAGCTCTAcatcattttttttaatttttttaatctcACCAAGTTTACGTTTAATGGTGTAATGTTGTGAAAACTGACCTTGTGTTATTGAGGAATGTAGGGGGGGGGGATCTAGTCTAGATTAAACCTCATAGGAAGACagttttatcatgtggaggtttcattcaggCCTCTGTTTAACTAAATAATATGTTtgtctttggcaggagaaagACCAGACTCTCCCTCTGACAGCAGGAAGAGTCCTTCAggggaaccagacccagagacgcCCAAACCAGCCAAAGGACATCACTGCTCCCACTgcggaaagagttttactaagtTACGAAACCTAAAagagcatgagaggacacacacaggagaaaagcctttccaatgtCCCCAGTGTGGAAACAGTTTTAGTCAGTTAGGGAGCCTGAAAATACATAAGAGAATACactctggagagaagccttaccgcTGCTCCCACTGTGGAATTACTTTTACCTGGTTAGGAAGCCTGAAgtcacatgagagaatacacacaggagaaaagtcctaccactgttctcactgtggaaagagttttaggtggttagAAGGCCTGACAaagcatgagaggacacacacaggagaaaagccctaCCAAtgctcccactgtggaaagagttttactcagttgGGGAACCTGAAATCACATCAGAGGATACATACACAGGAgaagacataccactgctctcattgtggaaagacattttcccagtcagaggacctgaaatcacatgagagaatagagaggctgTGTTCTGACTTATATTTTTGACTGAGAATTTGTGTTTTTGTTCATGCCAAATGAAATCGTATTGTTTATATgaaatcataaaaaaaaaaaaattacttttgcTTTTGTTTTTTATCTGGAGACCTGATCATGTCTAAAATCAGATCAAATAttttaaaatatgtatatatttttttcttatgAGCCTCGATTGATTGGATGCAAAATGTCAACCCTGTGATGTTGTTCATTATATTATTTGCAAAATGTAAATTATTATATAAGTAAGTAGCCTGCTAGAACAGCTCATAGAAACAGGAGCCTTGTCTTGTATGATCCAGAACGTCTGTCTGACATTGTGAGAGTAATAAGGAAAATATTTTTAGTTTTCATTGTATTTCCATATCTTGACAGGCTATATATAATTTGACCGCATCAATGCATTTCTAACGATTACAATCTGTATAAAGTCCAGTAATTTGTTACATTAGAGGCACGTGTGAAAGGTAATCCATTGTGTAAATACTGTTAAAAGACTAAGAGATAATACATTTTGAAATGGAAGGAGAGATGTCTGATCTGCTCTGTTGGAACATTTTGCCACACTGCCATATACGACATCACACAACAGGTTGAAGTCAAAGAGGGGTTTCTTTGACTTATGAGATATGTGAGCAGAAGAAATATGAGCAGAAGATGCTGCTGAATGTGTGGCCACGACTCACGACTCATTCAGTTCTGCAGAACAGCAGTGTGTTGCCTATACCCTTACAGGAGGAAGCTGTTGAGGGTGGATGGCTTTTTGGGGAGTGTTGTCTACTCATTCAACGTATATTTACCTTCTTGCTAAAGCAACTTGAGTTATAatagtcctctctctgtgttcttactGGTTAATCTCTCTGTGTTCTTACTGGTTAATCTCTCTGTGTTCTTATTGGTTAATCTCTCTGTGTTCTTATTGGTTAAGCCACAACGGAGACAAATTAAAGCTGTACTCAAGTTGTACTCAAACTTTGACACGAGCACCTCTATTTCAGTCTCTGAAAAGTTTTATTTTTTCAtcgctttttttgttgttgattgtgTCATATTTCATGGTATGGTGTTGTATATTTCCCCCGTGGGCTTTATCAAAGGGATGATTTTGACCATATATGGTTAATTAGGGGCATTTCGAAATGCAAATAGCCAAGGTGGTGCAGTAGCACTGAAGCTCAGaacaatttgtattttattaatgGTTATCTCCTACCAGTGTGCTGTGACACTCGTAGGGTTGTTTGACAAATCACACCTTTTCTATGCCTACAAACATTCTAAATTCCATTCGAAAGTAGTatttggaatatatatatatataatatatataatagttTCTACACAATATTGATACATGAGGCTCCAGCACTCTTCGCTGGCCACTCCAGAACAGAACACTCCAGATTTGATTTGagtttagggttgttgtcctgctggaagacctACAACCTTCAACAgagacgtcaattcaatgtctagcaactggaacgagctgcagaaAACAgtaaaactggacagttttatatcttcattcaaagactcaatcatggacactcttactgacagttgaggctgcttcgtgtgatgtattgctgtctctacctttgtgctgttgtctgtgcccaataatgtttgtaccatgttttgtgctgctaccatgttgtgcttctgccatgttgtcatgtgttgctgccttgctatgttgttgtcttaggtctctttatgtagtgtggtgtctctcttgtcgtgatgtgtgttttatcctatatttttattcatttttaatcctagtccccgtccccgcaggagggcTTTTGCCTTCTGGtgggccttcattgtaaataagaatgtgttcttaactgacttgcctagttaaataaaggttaaaaaacacactctattatgcatgggaataatGCTGGTGTTTTTAATGtccaacatgatggtgttttTAATGTCCAACATgctggtgttttatatccaacatgatggtgttttatatccaacatAATGGTGTTTTTAATgtgcagcacaacatgacaacaacatggtagcagcacaacatgacaacaacatgacagcagcacaacatgacaacaacatggtagcagcacaacatgacaacaacatggtagcagaacaacatgacaacaacatgacagcagcacaacatgacaacaacatggtagcagcacaacatgacaacaacatgacagcagcacaacatgacaacaacatggtagcagcacaacatgacaacatggtagcagcacaacatgacaacaacatgacaacaacatggtagcagcacaacatgacagcagcacaacatgacaacaacatggtagcagcacaacatgacaacaacatggtagaggcacaacatgacaacaacatgacaacaacatggtagcagcacaacatgacaacaacatggtagcagaacaacatgacaacaacatgacaacaacatggtagcagaacaacatgacaacaacatgacaacaacatggtagcagcacaacatgacaacaacatggtagcagcacaacatgacaacaacatggtagcagcacaacatgacaacaacatggtagcagcacaacatgacaacaacatgacaacaacatggtagcagcacaacatgacaacaacatggtagcagaacaacatgacaacaacatgacaacaacatggtagcagcacaacatgacaacaacatggtagcagcacaacatgacaacaacatggtagaagcacaaagcattgtacaaacattattggccacagacaacagcacaaagaggaagaaggtagagacaacaatacatcaggcaaagcagccacaactgacAACTGACATTATATTGTCAGGATTGGAGTTAAATCCTTAACTAGGTATTAATTTATTAAAATGTTATTAATTAAGCAGACTCATATCAAAccaacaaccctggcgttgcgtgcgccatgctttaccaactgtgCGACACGGAACTATTCTACCATTATATATTCATAATGTACATATTCACATGTAGCTACAGGTCTGCATAGACGAAAGTATTGGCTGTAAGAAGTCAGACAAAACATATTTGCTCATCTTTAAATTAATAAACAATGTAGTGAATATTTTTCTAAACTGCGTTACTCATTCCAGTCAGCTGACGGCGATATGCGTCTTCAGATGGTGACGTCATATCTAGTGGACTACACGACACCGGAAGCTGTTTCAACAACACGGATGCTGACTCATTCAACCACCTCCGTAGCCTGGTATCCAACATACAACCGAAAACATTGAAGCTCTTTGGACCATTATTGATCTCGGTGTTTTTAACACAATCCTCTTTACATATCTACTATTTAACTTAAGCGTAACTTGTTTGCTCAATTTACACATTTGTTGATTATACTGAACCTAAGCTAATCGTCAATGCTAGCTAGCCCACCATGAGCTCTCCaagctactctcctcctgctaaagaagaggtctgctggacggagaaagagggtCTGTGGCTGAACGTTGTCGTgaaagaagagggggaagaggaggatgttTCCGTAAAAGGAGAGGAAGAAGCTTTCAGaatgaaagaggaggaagaggaggctatcaGTATCACGTttaaagaagaggaagaaccttttggagtggaagaggaggctatctcaataaaagaggaggaggaagacgtttggagagatgaagagggagaggaagaggagactgaagatctgattaacaccagtgagtactgtcttaaaaacacagccagaaactctgcagttgttgaactaatGTGTGGTTTTAAAGCCAAAGGGGCATTGCACTGAAATGTGCTCCTcaccagaaccccaaatataagctcGTAAAGCTCCGTTGTGTGTAAACAatgcaaatgtaaacaaacactgtatttgACTCAAAACGTATTTAAAACGATCATTTTGATCTCATGGTCGGTCCATGCATCcacagctctgtctatgaattagagttgttccattccttcaaACCCTCcgctactctcccctatctgttcattaggacagTTGAGACTGAATTagttgttccattccttcaagccctcagctactctcccctatctgttcattaggacagtggagactgaattagagttgttccattccttcaagccctcccctactctcccctatctgttcattaggacagtggagactgaattagagttgttccattccttcaagccctcccctactctcccctatctgttcattaggacagtggagactgaattagagttgttccattccttcaagctactctcccctatctgttcattaggacagtggagactgaattagttgttccattccttcaagccctcccctactctcccctatctgttcattaggacagtggagactgaattagttgttccattccttcatgccctcagctactctcccctatctgttcattaggacagtggagactgaattagagttgttccattccttcaagctactctcccctatctgttcatGAGGACAGTGGAGATATACAACGTTTAAGTACCAAATcaagtgttattggtcacatacacatggttagcagacgttaatgaaatgacattttatttcttcagcctcatgaggttgaagagacgctgttgcaccttcttcactacactgtctgaccATTTCAGttagtctgtgatgtgtacgccgaggaactgaaAAGTTTCCGCCTTCTCCTCTACCCTCGGCTACACTCCCCTATCTGTTTATTAGGACACTGAAGCGTTTAAtgaccaataacaggggaggttcaCATTTTTTAGAGGTATGAGGGGTATGGCTCtacctttctcactcattattatttaTGATCCATTCATGATTATCCCTAATCGtgttagcatccacattaatatacaagtgttcagaaacatattctattcttgtgTGACTCGTATGACACGATACATTATTTACCGTTCATTTCTGTTGGGTACAACATCATCTGAAACGcaaaaactgcaaatgcatccaacatgtttgtagagtcacaagcttgatataGTTATTATGTTATAGGAATGtgagaccaaatactaaacttatgACTACttcaatacacatataagtgaattttgGCCAAATACTTATTACGCATTCAAATGTGAGAGACTAGATACATGAAGTCATTTTATTTCTAAATGGTAGAACAGATACcctgaaaataccctcaaataaaaggtgacgttCTGTGCTgtctcatatgaaacatttgatctcatatCTAAAATTCTGGAGTATAGAGTCACTCTTCCCTGTCTGaataaatacgtaggggagtATATATCGTTTATTTAAGCAATTAGgcccgtataccacaggtatgtcaaaacatttatttttactgctctaattaccttggtaacctgtttataatagcaataaggcacctcaggggttaggccaatataccacggctaagggctgtacttAGGTACAGTCCAACTCCCATATTACCTGGCCTCTTTACTAACCTGTAGGAGTTACCCTACCCAATCACAGGGATGGAACACTGGAAATTCCAACTGCTGCTACAGACGTAGGAAAAACAGCTGAGgcattccatgtcatttcagcaactTGAAatgtaatttgatctctgaggAAATGAAGCGATTTGATTGGCCCTTTTGATTTATATGATTCAAATAATATTCTATATATATAGTGTTCAACATCCAATTAGGACCAAACTTCTTCCTACCTTTTGAGTAGACATTAGGAatccaacaaccagtatatattttttcatagaCAGCTACTATCTATCTACTTAAATTTGGAATAAAAAGGTCCCACGGTTGCGTCAAGTGTTTtttggagagacagaaaggagagggGGACCCTTGTCCTCCATTACTACTGTACTGCTAATATTCACAAGATAACCTTTTGGGTTTttacattaaaaaataaatatatatttcagacaatgacggcctaggaacattcATA from Salvelinus alpinus chromosome 2, SLU_Salpinus.1, whole genome shotgun sequence carries:
- the LOC139549596 gene encoding zinc finger protein 239-like, with the translated sequence MSSLSYSPPATEEDVYWTEKEVLVKEEEEEEAVTVKQEVDGEAVTVNEEEKDVTVKEEEDAFRMKEEEDVTVKEEDDAVFGVKEEEMTVTLEEEKEEQEQEEETGDLIKTRERPDSPSDSRKSPSGEPDPETPKPAKGHHCSHCGKSFTKLRNLKEHERTHTGEKPFQCPQCGNSFSQLGSLKIHKRIHSGEKPYRCSHCGITFTWLGSLKSHERIHTGEKSYHCSHCGKSFRWLEGLTKHERTHTGEKPYQCSHCGKSFTQLGNLKSHQRIHTQEKTYHCSHCGKTFSQSEDLKSHERIERLCSDLYF